The region gcagattaacactggagtggtagatgtgtaGATGAGGATGTGcgagtagaaatactggtgtgcaaaagagcagaaaaacaaatatgggatgaggtaggaaGTTGGTtgtatgggctatttacagatgggctgtgtacagctgcagcgaccgggaaactgctctgacagctgatacttaaagttagtgagggagataagtctccaacttcagtgatttttgtaattcgttccagtcattggcagcagagaactggaaggaaaggcagccaaaggaggtgttggctatggggatgaccagtgaaatatacctgctggagcgcttgctacgagtgggtgttgctatggtgaccagtgagctgagatgaggcggagctttacctagcaaagaattatagatgacctggagccagtgggtttggcgacgaatatgtagtgaggaccagccaacgagagcatacaggtcgcaatggtgggtagtatatggggctttggtgacaaaaacggatggcactgtgagacTGCATCCAATTCTCTGAGTAgactgttggaggctattttgtaaatgacatcgccgcaATCAAGGAtttgtaggatagtcagttttacgagggtatgtttggcagcatgagtgaaggaggctttgttgcaaaataggaagctgattctagatttaattttggattggagatgcttagtatgagtctggaaggagagtttacagtctagccagagaCCTAGGAATTTAtagttgtccatgtattctaagtcagaaccattcagagtagtgatgctagtcgggcgggcgggtgcgggcagcgatcggttgaagagcatgcctttagttttactagcattcaAGAGCAGTTGAAGGcaacggaaggagtgctgtatggcattgaagctcgtttggaggtttgttaacatagcgtccaaagaagggccagatgtatacagaatggtgtcgtctgcgtagaggtggatcaaagaatcccccgcagcaagagcgacatcattgatatatacagagaaaagagtcggcccgagaattgaaccctgtggcacccccatagagactgccagaggtccggacaacaggccctctgattttacacactgaactctatctgagaagtagttggtgaaccaggcgaggcagtcattagagaaaccaaagctggtgagtctgccgataagaatatggtaattgacagagtcgaaagccgtGGCAAAGTTGATGTAGACGGCTTCACAGTACTGTCTTTGATCGATGGCAGTTacgatattgtttaggaccttgagagcggctgaggtgcacccgtgacagctcggaaaccggattgcatagcggagaaggtatggtgggattcgaaatggtcgatgatctgtttgttcacttggctttcgaagactttagaaaggcagggaaaGAGGGATatgggtctgtaacagtttgggtctagagtgtctccccctttgaagaggggatgaccgcggctttccaatctttaggaatctcagacaatacgaaagagaggttgaacagactggtaatatgggttgcaacaatggcggcggataattttaggaagagagggtcgagattgtctagcccagctgattcgTAGGGATCCAGACTCTGTAACTCTGTcagaacattgctgcggggattgGGGTAGCCAGTTGGaaaaaagcatggccagccgtagagaaatgctttttgaaattctcgattatcgtggatttatcggtggtgacagtgtttcctagcctcagtgcagtgggcagctgggaggaggtgctcttattctccatggactttacagtgtcccgaaacttttttggaattagtgctgtaggatgcacatttctgtttgaaaaagctagcctttgctttcctatctgactgtgtatattggttcctgacttccctgaaaagttgcataatTATTTTTGATGCTAGTATgctacaggatgtttttgtgctggtcaagggcagtcaagtctggaggtAGAACCCTTCTCTTTCAAGTAGAACTTTTtgggggttccatgtagaactttTACCACACagggctctacctggaaccaaaaagggttctcttatggggaaaGAACACTTTTAAACCCCTTTTTTTTCTGACCGTGTAAGCTCATCGAGACTGTAATAACAGTAAGATATAGCTTGACAAATgaaacacaatcctgtctccctctcatccatCTTTGGTCCATTATCTTTTATCTTCAAATGTCAGTTCAATACAACACCTAATTTCAATACCATAACGAAATTAGGACAAGCGTGCTTTATTCTCTAAACAAAGTTAGTTTGTTCAGTGGAAAACTCGATGGGGACTCCATCTACCATTTTGAACCACACGTGTGGAATACAATAGAAAACTACAATAGttggtgtgttattagtttaatcagactgtgtttgtcaattgttgtgacctagaggaagatcagatcaaattttatgacccatttatgcagaaatccaggtatttccaaaggatttacatactttttcttgccactgtatgttgtCTCAACCCACCAAATACAAACCACTTACTATTTTCTCATTTTCAAAAGGTCCCAAGCTCACATTCTTAGAAAGTACTCACAAATCCTCCTGTCTTAAAAATCCTACGGTCGCCTGAATAGAGCAGAAATAGTGCCCTGCTCATTAGGAGAATAGCAGACATTCTTCCTCCCAATGTCCTTCTTCCTGTGTTTTGAGCCATTCTGAGCGGTCATTAGTCCACGCTTCCCATTTAACAAGACAGCTCATcggagatacagagagaagcaAGGAACAGCGACAACTGAATTCcaccgtctcacacacacacacacacacacacacacacacacacacacacacacattctagagATTTGTCCATGAGCATTTAAAAAACTCAGTCAGGGTCTCAATTTAATGATgaaagttagaatagtagaacacAAGgcgttgtgcatcagcagtttcccTCTTGTTATATGTCACTAACTGACAGTCACACAATTAGCTCATGTCAGTTTACATTGTTTAGATTGGTAAATgagtctagttagtctagccagctatctacaGTTAACTTGTAGTAATCATCATCATGATTTTTTTAATCACGGTGCTGAGTTAATAGGAGTTTATGTGTAGCAGCTACTTGtatagctaataggctatgtgtttgtaGATGGACAGAGGTGAATGAATCTACAGCAGTCAAGGGTGACCAGGGTCATTATAGCTAGTTTTTGCTCTTCAACAAACATAATTTTAAAGAGTTATAGAAATGTAGTAAATAGGTTTTAACTTTCTTAAACTGTCTAGGCATtaggcaggtcgcctagtggttagggcattGGTGCCAGTCACCGAAAGGTggctggattgaatcccagagctgacaaggtagacaTCTGTTGTTCtccccctgagcaaggcagtcaacccactgttccccagctACTGAAaatgtggatgttgattaaggttgCCCtgaaatgtggaagacacatttcagttgaatgcatttagttgtacaactgactaggtatccccctttccctaatgAAACTCAGATTGGCCATGAGGTGCTGAGCAAAGGGGATGTAGATATTGTTCATAAGGTCAAGGATGCACCATTTTCTACTagtcacacacaaaacacaatgcaTAAATGCGCATACACACTATATCTCTCCTGCTATCTACCtcatctccttcttcctctcatcCTCAGGTCGTAAGTTCATCATCGCCAATGCCCGGGTGGAGAACTGTGCCATCATATTCTGCAACGATGGCTTCTGCGCCATGTGCGGCTACTCGCGAGCAGAGATCATGCAGAAACCCTGTACCTGTAACTTCCTGTACGGCCCTCAAACCAAGCGGTTGGCCATCGCCCAGATGGCCCAAGCACTGCTGGGCTCGGAAGAGAGGAAAATGGAGATCAACCTGTACAGGAAGGACGGTAGGACCatacgcagtgtgtgtgtgtgtgtgtgtgcgtgtgtgttttgcgGTGAGGTTGAAAACTCGTACAAGTTCAACCTGCTTAGTTACTATGGTTTCCAAGAACCACTGTACCATATCTTCTATACTTGGTTCATATTCATGACTGTAGTTGCTAGTCTCTTGGTGTATTCTCAAGTCCCCCCTCTGATGCCTGATCATTGGTTGTGTCAGTCATCCTGGTTTGTGAGGTCATATGGGGAAAACACTCAGGAGGAATATCCCGGGAACATGCAGTGCTTCCTGGTCTATCAGGCTCTGGGCTGGTGGCCAGTGACACACTACTCAATCACCTCCAGGTAATAGAGATACACACCCCCCACCGGGTGAGATATGTCAGACAGGTCCAACTGAGGAAAGCGCTACAGTATGATAGAGGAGTCAAAGAGAAAGCAAGACTGATGAAGTGAGATACTGAGAAAAGGTAtaggtgaaaaaaataaaggaagagagagggcggCTGCAGTTCTCAGTTCCTGGAGAGTTCCACTggaaggaggtgagagagaggt is a window of Oncorhynchus mykiss isolate Arlee chromosome 11, USDA_OmykA_1.1, whole genome shotgun sequence DNA encoding:
- the LOC110535212 gene encoding uncharacterized protein LOC110535212, with the translated sequence MPVRRGHVAPQNTFLDTIIRKFDSQCRKFIIANARVENCAIIFCNDGFCAMCGYSRAEIMQKPCTCNFLYGPQTKRLAIAQMAQALLGSEERKMEINLYRKDGRTIRSVCVCVCACVFCGEVENSYKFNLLSYYGFQEPLYHIFYTWFIFMTVVASLLVYSQVPPLMPDHWLCQSSWFVRSYGENTQEEYPGNMQCFLVYQALGWWPVTHYSITSR